A region of the Nothobranchius furzeri strain GRZ-AD chromosome 13, NfurGRZ-RIMD1, whole genome shotgun sequence genome:
aagggaagagcttcctcttaccttgatggaattaaagttagccgtcgtctgaacgcccaaccgtacggtctgaggtcaaaggtcacaggaaacacacaccagtcagcagtcatacagatgcataaagataactgtagccatggcaaccagctgacatgtccccactttcaccagcacctggtgcctgccgggtcacctgaattcctgtgtgatgtcagcacggtcggccgtgactgcggccatcagaggtgacctctgatcagctgaatgaactcaccttctagggtgacgccgtgttaccccgggtttccacgggagccgtcagcagcacgttactgcagcagcacgtcttgctcgcgtaagctgctgcttggcccttcccacgagacgcgaagcagcaggggagcagctgtcaccgaccgagcacgaagtcactcgagtgacttcgtcagtaaacacaacaacaagcaggagaaaactacaacatggtttgtgttttatgttctgtccgttttataatcgccaatacggacctgaaaaacaaaggagaccgctagctaggtgataacttctcacggggccgctcagttagtaaccttttttaaaagtaaagcaaccggaaggcagtacgttctttattctgaaaatctcggtagcttctctcaatttccgcgtccgatttcctgtctttccttccccaaaaatgtcgaacttgacccgtttcagaggcgtcgcgcgtagaaaatagaaccggcgcgtaaaggccgcgacatgctgctcctgagacgtggccgactcgcgctgctgacggctccggtggaaaaggttctgttgaccacagcggttcctatcagcagctatgacgtgctgctgcagtaaacgtgctgctgacgactcctgtggaaagccggggttagagtcggcttcatcctgtaaacaaacaaatgagtggtaacaaaaacaccacgtctggttctggtggaggcggaggacaacacgcacctttccaggagcagaacccagatgttcttgttgctacaaacagagacgagcagagttaacaaaccaggaagtgagagggaccagctgctgcagacaggtgacgctcacctgagcctgaaccataggagcctcctcagccatcagaccttctgactccagttcagatgccaccttgttgatgtccctcaggcgggactcgttggccttcaggtcctgcaggacaaaagcacctgctgattatcacctgagctgatctgacagctgctgctggaagacagagaggaggaaaagtccgaccttctggaagtcgtcaaacttcttctgcaagacctcgacctgctccaggtccgacccgtctctccatcctcattcagctaaagacgcgagttcaagtaaaacaacctaaagtcacacaaacacaaagcaggtgtggagatgttcgctctgagctggaggtcgttcctcggctgtgaagggcacacgaaccttgttggtgctgttgagcagcgtgaggatgtcgcccttc
Encoded here:
- the LOC139062451 gene encoding uncharacterized protein isoform X1, whose protein sequence is MAEEAPMVQAQQQEHLGSAPGKDEADSNPGFPQESSAARLLQQHVIAADRNRCGQQNLFHRSRQQRESATSQEQHVAAFTRRFYFLRATPLKRVKFDIFGEGKTGNRTRKLREATEIFRIKNVLPSGCFTFKKGY